The genomic segment GCTGCCGCACCCACGATCGGCACCGCCTGTGCGGCGAACTTTTCGGTGACCACCACGCCGAAACGGGCGGCCACCTTCTCCACCATCTTCGCCAGCAGCTTGCCGGCTTCCTTCGGCGCCACGCCCAGGGTCAGGTCGCGCCCCGTCACCACGCGCCCGGCCAATTCGGCCGACAGGTGCCGCATCACGTCGGTGGTGAAGCCGCGGGCCAGGTAGTAGCCGGTCTCGCTGGCGTCATCGCGCGGCGAGTTGCCGCCCAGCGCGAACACCTCCAGGCAGGCCTGGCGGGTACTGAACTCGGACAGGTCAAAGCCCTCGCTGCGGGCCACGTCGGCCACCGCGCGCATCATGATGGTGGTCGACACCGGCAGCTCGATGAACAGTGCAGCGAAGCCAAAGGCCCCGCCAACCGCGCCCGAGGTCGCCGCTGCCAGCTTGTGCCAGCGCGTGGAGGCGCCCTTGCCGGGGCTGTTGTCCATGCTCCACAGCGCCGCCTGCGCCGACTTCGACAGCGCCGCCTGCACCGCGCCATGGATACGGCCGGAGACCGCCTTGGGCAGCGCCTTCACCGCGAATTCCAGTGGCGTGCCGACCAGGTTGGCCATGCGCGCGGTCAGGGTCGGCGCTTCCAGCAGGGTTACCGCCCGCTGCAGGTCGGACCAGTCGCGGGCATCGTGGGCGATGTCGCGGGGGAGCAGGATGGGCTCGTTCATGGCGCCGATCTTAGCGCCAGGGAGTTGAACGGAGGGTAGTGCCGGCCGCTGGCCGGCAACCTGATACACGTCACGAAGGCCGCTGAATTGCCGGCCAGCGGCCGGCACTACCAGTTCGCGTGTCACCCGGTAGCGCCGGGCCATGCCCGGTGGCGTCGTTCAAGCAGTCGGCAGGCCCGACAGCGCGCCCATGAACTGGCGGTAGTGGCGCAGCTCGGCGATCGAGTCGTGCACATCGCTCAGCGCGGTATGGTTGCTGTTCTTGCCGACCCCGGCGGCCACGGTCGGCGCCCAGCGCTTGGCCAGCTCCTTCACCGTGGACACGTCCAGGTTGCGGTAATGGAAGTACTTCTCCAGGCGCGGCATCTGGCGATGCAGGAAGCGGCGGTCCTGGCAGATGGAGTTGCCGCACATCGGCGACAGGCCGGCCGGAATCCACTGCGCCAGGAAGTTCACCGTCTGCGCCTCGGCCTGGCCAAGCGTGGTGGTACTGTCCACCACACGCTGCCACAGGCCCGAACGGCGGTGCTGGTTGCGGTTCCACTCATCCATCGCCTCCAGTGTTTCCACCGGGTGATGAATGGCGAACTCCGGCCCTTCGGCCAGCACGTTGAGCTGGGCATCGGTGACCACGGTGGCAATCTCGATGATCGAATCGTTGTCGGTATCCAGCCCGGTCATTTCCAGGTCGATCCAGATCAGTCGTTCGTTGGCCGCGCCGTTGTCCGCCATTATGTCGCCTCGTTGCTGGGCAGGCGCGCGGCCTACCGGATAGGGAAAGAGGCGCCCATCATACCCGTTCGCCGTTCAGCCCTCGTCGGCGTGGCCTTCCAGCAGCAGCGGCGGCTTGCCCCGCTTGGCACGGAAATAATTGGTCAGGCGCGTGCTGGCTTCCTTGGCCAGGACGCCGCCGTGGATCTCGACGCGGTGATTGTGGCGGGCGTCGCCGAGCAGATCGAACACGCTGCCACACGCCCCGGTCTTGGGGTCGCTGGCCCCGTAGACCAGGCGCGAGACGCGCGCATGCACGATCGCCATCGCGCACATCGCACACGGCTCCAGGGTCACGTACAGGGTGCTGCCAAGCAGCCGGTGATTGGCCAGCAGCCTGCCCCCTGCCCGCATGGCCACGATCTCGGCGTGCGCGCTGGGATCGTGCGAGGCGATGTTGAGATTCCAGCCCTCGCCCAGCAGCTGGCCATCGGCGCCGACCAGCACCGCCCCGACCGGAATCTCGTCGAACTCGCGCTGCGCGCGTTCGGCCAGCGCCAGTGCATGGCGCATCCAGTGCTCATCGGCGTCGTGCACCGGTACACCCAGGGTGTCGGTCATGGCGGTTCTCGCGTCGTTGCTGGGCCAGGATGGCCGCCGGGGCGATAGTGTACGCCCCGGCTCGTGCAGGCGTCGCTAACGCGCGTCGAAGCGATCGCGGGCCGCATCCAGTGCGGGGAAGTTGTGCTCGGCCCAACGGTCCAGCGCAGCCAGCGTGTCGACCAGGCTGCGCGCGACCTCGGTCAGCCGGTACTCCACGTGCAGCGGCTTGCTGCCCCGGTCGCAGCGCTCAACCAGGCCGTTGCGCTCCAGTTGCCGCAGGGTCTGGGTCAGTACTTTCTGCGAGAGGCCTTCGATCTTCCGCAGCAGCGCGCCATTGCGCATCGGTCCCTGTGCCAAGGCAGGCAACAGCAGCATCACCCACTTGCCGGAGATCAGCGCCAACGCATCGCGCGCCGAGCAGTCCGCCGCATAGACATCGCCGGGAAAGGCCATGGTTACCTCAAGGTGCGTAATTGCCGGGGTGCGCCGGCCTCGCGAGGATGGTCGCACACTCCATCACGCCCTTTCCGCATGCATGCCCTGATCCTGCTGGCCCATCCCGAACCGCGCTCGTTCAATGCCCATCTGGCTGCCCAGGCAACCGAGCAGCTGCAACATGAAGGCCTGCAGGTGGACATGATCGACCTGTACGCGGATGCCTTCGACCCGCTGGAAGCGGCCCGTCACCATCCGCAGCGCCTGCGGCCCGGCCGCTTCGATGCGCAGCGCGAGCAGCGGCACAGCGCCGAGCAGGGACAGCTGCCGGCCGAGTTGCAGCGCCACCTGCGCCTGCTGCGGGCCACCGACCTGCTGATCCTGCAGTTTCCGCTGTGGTGGTTCGCGGCGCCGGCCATGCTGAAGGGCTGGCTGGATCGCGTGCTGGTCTACGGACCGATCTACAACAGCCGGCAGCGCCACGAGCACGGCATGATGCGCGGCAAGCGAGCGTTGCTGAGCGTCACCACCGGCTCATCGGCGCGGGCATGCGCGGTGGACGGCCGCGAGGGCGACACCCGGCTGCTGCTGTGGCCGTTGATGTACAGCCTGCGCTACGTCGGCTTCGAGGTGATGGAGCCGCACGTGGTGCATGGTGTGCGTTCCGGGCTTCCGCCCGAACGTGTGCAGGCACACAATGCCGCGCTGGAGGCCGCCACCGGCAACTACCGTGAACGGCTGGCGCACTGGCAACAATGGCCGAGCGTGCCGTTCAACAACAGCGAGGACTTCGAGGAGGGCGTCGTGCTTCGTGCGGACGCAACCGCGTTCAGCCCCTTCATCCGCCATCGCAACGGGAAATGAATCCACGCCTGCAGCCATCGCCCGGAATCTGCATACTGCACATTCTTCCGAAGCACCTTGGTGACCCATGACCACCCTGCGCCCCTCGCGCGCCGACGACGGCGCCGCCCTCGTCGACCTGTGGCGTCGCGCCGTCGACGCCACCCACGACTTCCTCAGCGCCGAAGATCGCCAGGCCATCGATGCAGAAGTGGCCGGTTTCCTGCCGCAGGCGCCGATGACCGTCGCCGCTGATGCTCAGGATCGCCCACTGGGTTTCATGCTGATCGACGGCAGCCACATGGAAGCACTGTTCATCGACCCGGACGTGCGTGGCACCGGCATCGGCCGGCAGCTGCTGCAGCATGCACTGGCCCTGCATCCGCAGCTGAGCACCGACGTCAACGCGCAGAACGCGCAGGCCGTGGGTTTCTACCTGCGCATGGGCTTTGTCGAAACCGGACGCTCACCTGTGGATTCACAGGGCCGCCCGTATCCGTTGATCCATCTGCGGCACAACGGCTGACATTCTCCAGCAGCCGCCCCATGCTAGCGTGGCCGCTTCGAATCGAGGAATGCCGTGCATGGATGGTGCAAAAGCCCTGATGACCCTGTTCGCGCTGGGCATCAGCCTGGTCTGGATCCTGGTGCCGTTCGCCATCTTCGCCGTGCGCAATCTGTTGCGCGAGGTGCTGGTCGAGCAGCGCCGCACCAACGAACTGCTCGAGCATATCGGCGGCTACCGCATTCCCAGGCCGCAACCCGAACCGACCGCCTGGCGCGCGCCCTGAGCAGGAGCGCGCCAGGCCCGGCTCAGGAGGTGGCCTCGAATGCCGGTGAGTACTGCACCTCGCCCTGCGCCATCGGTGGGCGCAGGCAGAGGGCCTGGAAGTACTCCGCGGGCACGCCCGGCAGTATCAGGCCTGGGTCGGCGCGGAAACCGAAGCGTCCGTAATAGCCCGGTTCGCCCAGCAGCACGCAGCCCCGTGCTCCCTGCTGGCGCAGGGCTTCAAGCGCGGCACGCATCAGCGCCGCACCAATGCCCTGCCCTTGCCATCCGGGCAATACCGAGATCGGACCGAGGCCGAACCAGCCGCTGCTGCCATCGCTGATCGCCACCGGCGAAACCGCGACATGGCCAACCCGCTCGCCATCGGCCTCGGCCACCAGCGAGACCGCCAGCTCGCCACGCGCGCGCAGTGCATCGACGATGAAGTGTTCGGTATGGCTGCTGTGCTCGGCGGTAGCGAAGGCTGCGGCTGTCAGCGCATGGATGGCGGCGATGTCGGCCGCGGCTTCATTGCGGAGGGTGTAGTTCAAGGGGCACCTCGATCGATGCGGCGCACCCGGGCAGCGGGTACGCGGTGAAGGAAAAGGATTGCCATGGCGTGCATCAGCGATTGTCCAGCTGCGGGCGCACCGCAACCAGTCCGGCGCGGTTGATGCGGTAGGGACGACCGTCATGCGAACTGATCAGGCGCTTGTTCTTCAGCTTTTTGAAGACGGCCAGCGTGCAATCGCTCAGCAACAGGCCTTCACGATTGAAGCATTCAACGCTGCGGACACGGCCAGAGCCGTCGCGGCTGAAGGCAATGCAGCCGCCCTGGGCGAGAACGTGCAACGTCCTCTGCTCCGCTCGGGAGATATTCATGGGAAAAGAGATCCTGCGTAATCGGAAATGCGGACGACACGGGCTGCCAACGGCACCCGGCCAGGGGAACACGCATTCGATAACCACTCCCGGCAGACACACGGGAAGGGTTATCCGATGACGGCAATCTCCAACATGAAAAACTACACTCGGCAGGCGCCTGCGTGCTGCAGGCACGCGCACGTTACCCAGCCGCCTGCGGCGGGTCAACCTCGGCACTACCGCGATTGGGCGATAATTTATCTTTCATCCGCAGGAGCCGACGATGCAGCAGCCAACGATGGACTGGGTCGCGCAGGCGCGCGCACTGGCGACCCAGGCCCATGCCGGGCAGCAGGACAAGGCAGGCCAGCCCTATATCGAGCATGTGGCGCGCGTGGCGGCGGCGATCCATGACGATGACATGGCCAAGGCGGCTGCCTGGCTGCACGACGTGGTCGAGGACTGCCCCCAGTACGCGGCGCAGGTGCAGGCGTTCCCGGCGCCGATCCGTGACACCGTGAGCCTGCTCAGCCGGCACACCGCCGCTGATGCCGATCAGTACTACGCGCGCATCCGCCAGCATCCACTTGCCCTGAAGGTGAAGTTGGCCGACATCGCCGACAACGCCCACCCGCGCCGGCTGCTGCAGCTCGCCCCGGCACTGGCAGACCGCCTGCGCAGCAAGTACGCCGCCGCGCTGGTCGCCCTTGGCGGCCAACGCGCGGCCACCGCCACACCCGCTACGGCAACCACACGGCTGCTGCAGCTGATGGATGCAGCACGCACGTTGGCAGCGCTGGCCAGCGAACCTGAAGTGACCGCCGGCGGCGGCCAGGACGCTCCGTACCCACGCCAGGCGGCGCTGCTCACCGTATGCGAAGTCGTGCGTGCCGAAGTGGAGGCACAGATGACACCGGAGACCTTCGTCATCTGGAGCGACATGTACGTGCAGCCCTGACCACCGCCCGATGCAGCCCGGGTGCCACCGGTCAAACGCTGATTCTTGGCCATGGGCACTGATCACTGCTGCGGTGCAGCAGTACAATGGGCGGCTCCCCGTCCCCATCGCGCCCCCGCATGAGCCCCAACTCTTCCCTGGCTGCGCGGCTGACGCCCCGTCAGCGCACCCTGATCATTCTCGCCCTGTCATTGGGCGGCTTCGCCATCGGCACCAGCGAGTTCGCCAGCATGGGCCTGATGCTGGAGATCAGCCGGGGCCTGTCGATCTCTGAAACCCAGGTCGGTCACCTGATCAGCGCCTACGCCATCGGCGTGGTGGTCGGTGCGCCGATCCTGGCGTTCGTCGGCGCCAGTTTCCCGCGCCGCAAGCTGCTGCTGGCGCTGATGGGCTTCTATGCCGTCGGCAACCTGGCCAGCGCGCTGGCGCCGAACTACGCCACCATGCTGCTGGCGCGTTTCGTCGCCGGCCTGCCACATGGCGCCTACTTCGGCGTGGCGATGCTGGTGGCTGCGGCGATCAGCCCCGCCGGCCAGCGTGGCCAGGCGATGTCGCGCGTGCTGCTCGGCCTGTCGATCGCGATCCTGGTCGGCAATCCACTGACCACCTGGCTGGGCCAGCAGCTGAGCTGGCGCACCGCCTTCGCCCTGGTCAGCCTGCTGGCCATCGCCACCGTGGTGATGATCGCGCGCTTCCTGCTGCCCGATCCGGACGAGGTGCGTACCTCGCCGATGCGCGAACTGCGCGCCTTCAACACCACCCAGGTGTGGCTGGCGCTGGCGATCGGTGCGGTCGGTTTCGCCGGCATGTTCTGTGTGTTCACCTACCTGGCACCGACCCTGGTGCAGGTCACCGGCGTGGCCGAATCGTGGATGCCGCTGGCGGTGGGCGTATTCGGCATCGGCGCGATCATCGGCAACATCGCCGGTGGCTGGCTGGTGGACAAGTTCCACTTCAAGGCCGCCGCCGTGGTGCTGCTGTGGTCGATCGTGATGCTGTTGCTGTATCCGCTGGCGGCGCAGTCGGTGTGGACGATCGGCCCGATGATCATCACTGTCGGCACCATGGGCGCGCTGGCGGCGGTGCTGCAGACCCGCCTGATGGACGTGGCCGGCGAAGCACAGACGCTTGCCGCCGCTTCCAACCATGCCGCGTTCAATACCGCCAATGCGCTGGGCCCCTGGCTGGGCGGCATGGCGATCAGCGCCGGCTTCAGCCCGGCCAGCACCGGCTACGTCGGCGCCGCCACCGCCCTCGGCGGCCTGCTGCTGTGGGGTGTGGCGGTGATGCTGGACAGGAAGCGCAAGCACGCCGTCGCCGGCAGCCACTGAGCATCGCGCCGGGTCGTCAGTCGCTGCCGGTGCGGCGGCGGCGGCCCGGTCGCAGCAACGCACCATCGCCGGCTGCCAGCGTGGGCCGTGCCAGTTCGCCACGCTGTACGCGGTCCAGTACCCGCCGTGAATTGGCCGCGCAATCAATGCCGTCCGGCCGCGCCTGGATATCCTCGATCAAGGCCAGCAGGTGCGCCCGGCTCTGCGCAAGGCGCAGTTGCAGCGCCTCGATATCGGCCACCTTCCGCCGCAGCATCGTGATCAGCGCATCGTGCTGCCACTGGCCCATGTCCGGCGGCAGCAGCGCGCGGATCTCTTCCAGGCTGAAGCCTGCGCGCTGCGCGCCGATGATCAGCTCCAGCAGCAGCACCGCCTGCTCCGGGTAGTCGCGGTAGCCGTTGGCCTGGCGCTGCACCACCAGCAGCCCGGCATCCTCGTAGAAGCGGATGCGCGACGCGGCCAGGCCCGTGCGGCGGGCCAGCTCACCGATCTTCATGGGCCTGAATCCTCGACATCGGAACCGGTTGACCTTCAATCAAACTTGAAGGTTAGCGTAGCGCCATTCCCCTGTCCCGGAGCTGTCCGATGTCCCTGTTCTCGCCGCTGGCCCTGCCTTCGGGCGCCGTCATCCACAACCGCATCGCCAAGGCCGCGATGGAGGAAAACATGGCCGACGCCGACCACGCGCCCTCGCCCGCGCTGCTGCAGCTTTACCAGCGCTGGGCCGACGGCGGTGCCGGGCTGATCATCACCGGCAATGTGATGGTCGATGGCCGTGCCATGACCGGACCGGGCGGCGTGGTGCTGGAAGACGACCGCCACCTCGATCGCTTCATCGCCTGGGCGGACACGGCCCGCGCGCGCGGCGTGCAGATGTGGATGCAGATCAACCATCCCGGGCGGCAGATGCCGGCAGCGCTCGGCCAACCGACGTTGGCGCCTTCAGCGGTGCCGCTGCAGATGGGGGCGTTGTCCAGCCAGTTCGCACCGCCGCGGGCGATGACCGAGGCCGACATCGAAGAGGTGATCGCCCGCTTCATCCGCAGTTCCGAGCTGGCCGAGCGTGCTGGCTTCAGCGGGGTGGAGATCCATGCCGCGCACGGCTATCTGCTCAGCCAGTTCCTGTCGCCGCTCTCCAACCACCGCGATGATCGCTGGGGTGGCAGCCTGCAGAACCGAGCACGCCTGTTGCTTCAGATCGTGCAAGGGGTGCGCACTGCGGTGTCGCCCACGTTCGCGGTGGCGGTGAAGCTCAATTCCGCCGACTTCCAGCGTGGCGGCTTCTCGCCGGAGGACGCGCGCGCGGTGGTGGAGATGCTGGCCCCGCTGGGTGTGGATCTGGTCGAACTGTCCGGTGGCAGCTACGAAGCACCGGCCATGACCGGCGCCGCGCGCGATGAACGCAGCCTCGCACGCGAAGCCTATTTCCTCGAGTTCGCACGCGAGATCGCCACAGTGGCGACGATGCCGCTGATGGTCACCGGCGGTATCCGCCGCCACGCGGTGGCTGAGCAGGTGCTGGAGAGCGGTGTTGCGATGGTGGGCATCGCCACCGCGCTGGCGATCGAACCGGACCTGCCCAAACACTGGCAGCAGGGGCACGACGCGGGGCCGATGCTGCGCATCATTGATTGGCGCAGCAAGCCGCTGGCGGCCAGCGCACACATGGCGGCGGTGAAGTACCAGCTGGGTCGGCTGAGCCGGTGCCGCCCCACCGCGCCCGGCGTCTCACCGCTGTGGGCGCTGCTGCTGGCGCAGGCAGCGGGCAGGTGCCGGACCCGTCGCTACAGGCGCTGGATCGCTGCGCGCGCAGGCAGCCGCTGAACGGGCAGGCTTCTCATCGCGGCAGCGATGCTCCACCATCTGCGTGATCGGCGGCAATCCGCTCCCGATCACAGCAGGCACAAGGAACCCACGTGGCAGCAGCACCGACCAGCAACCGCGAAAAACTGCTCGATGACCTGCTCTCGCTCGGCCGCAACTGGGCGCTGGCGATTGCCATCGCCGGTGCCGGAGCCGCGGTCCATTACAGCGAATCGGTGTACGAGGCCGGGCTCTGGCGCGGGCTGCTGCCCACGCTGTGCTTCCTGGTCGCCATCATCTGGATCGTGCTCAGCATCATCCGCTTCGACCTGACCCTCCAGCAGCACTTCGAGCGCAAGCGCACGCGCTGGCTCAGCCGCCTGTTGTATGTGGTGCTGCTGGGCACCGGCATCACGGCGGTGTTCTTCGTCACTGAACTGGCGGCCAGCAACCACATTGCGCGGATGTGCGATTCGGTCGCCAACGAACCGGCAAGCCGCATCTACCGGTCGAGCGAATGCCAGCGCCTGTACCAGCATCGCGCGGCGTACCGGAAGCGACTGGAATCGGTCGAGGGCGAGTTCGACTGAGCCGCGTTGGGCCCACGAAGAACACATGGCGTGGATATGCAGTCGGGCACAGTACGTGCGCCGCTCACGCTTGGACCCATCCAGCCACCATGCTTCACGCGCCCGCCCCTGCACGTCACGATGCCATCGCCCTGCAGGCAGGCATTCTCGGCAGTGTGCTGGGCGTTGCGGCGTTCAAGGCTGTTGCGCTGTCGGCGCTGGCGAGTGGATCACTGATGGTGATCGGGGTGTGGATGCTGGCCTGCGCCCTGCTGGGCGCCTGGGCCCTGGCCGCCTACCTGGCGTGTCTGGCGCTGAGCCGCCGCGTGTTCGTGCTGATGCTGGCCCTGTGCGTGGTACTGATGGCCTGCATCGCCTGACCGCATCGGGCGCCGGACTATCGCGCGATTGTTACAGAATAACAAGTGCGATCAGTCCGATTGCCTGTGCCTGGGGTCACAGCCTGGAATGGCAGGGCCACTCCGGCACCACCCCGAGACTTCCGCATGAACCTGCCGCCCCTGCTGCGCACCTCACTCACCGTCCTTGTATTGGTCCCGCTGGGTGGCTGTGCCACCTACGACGACAGCGCGATGCACCCGGCCTGCCAGGAATCGCCGCATCTGAAGGATCTGCCGCGCGACGTGGCAGCCCGCGAGAGCCACTGCAACAAAGGCATGGAAGTGTGGTCGAGCGAGCGCAAAGGCAGCGACAAACCGCTGGACCTGAGCGGCAAGAAAAAGGATCTGTAAGCGCAGCCGGCGCAGCCCGGATCGGCTGCGCCGCCATCGTGCAGGTCAGCGGACGGCCGTCGTCCCGAACCAGCGCTGCAGCGCGTGAGCCAATCCGGTCGGGTCGGCGCCCGCACCGCAGGCCCAGGCGACGATGCCATCGGGGCGCACCAGAACCGCGCCCAGGCCCGTCGCCTCATCCGGCACCGATCCCATGCAGACAGGGTGCGATGGCGCATCGCCCATGATGTTGCACGGCAACGATTCCACATCGAACACGAGCAGCGCCCCCTGCCCGGCCCTCAGCAGCTCGCCGGTGCGACGGCCGTCGGCCAGCACGAAGTCCGGCACGCTGCGACCGACCAGCGGGTGCCCATCGCCCAGCGCCAGCTGCTGCGCCACGCCCCAGACCCGCTCGGCCAGATAGGTCGCGCCATCTCGGGTGTCGGCCAGATCGGCGATGACGGCCGCCAGCGCGCGCGAACCGGCGCCCGGCCGCATCAGCGCAACCTGCGCACGCGACCAGTCCAGTACCTTTGCGCCGATCGGATGCCGCTCGGCCTGATAGCTGTCCAGCAAGGCCTCTCCGGCATCGCCACGGACCACGGCCGCCAGCTTCCAGCCCAGGTTCATTGCATCGCCGATGCCCAGGTTCAAGCCCTGCCCACCCAACGGTGAATGCATGTGTGCGGCATCACCGGCCAGCAGCACGCGACCGTTGCGGTAGGCGCTGGCCTGGCGCGCGGCGTCGGTCCAGGTGGTGGCCAGGTGCAGCGCGGTGATCGTTGCATTGCGACCGGACACGCGCCGCAGCAGCGCTTGCGCCGACGGCAGGTCCAGCGCCGTGCGATGGCCAGCGCCGCCGTCGAAATCGGCCAGTGCCAGCACACCCGGAGGATTGAAATTGCACATCCCATGCGCTGTGTACTGGCGACCCGGCGTGAGCATCGAAGGATCTTCCAGTTCGATGAGCAGGGAGTGGCCGGTGAACTCCGGATCGGTTCCTTCGAAGCTGAAACCCGATTGCTTGCGCACGGTGCTGCGGGCACCATCGCAGCCAACCAGCCAGCGGCCGTGGACGGTGCCGTGTGTGGTCGTCTGCACAGCGACCTGAGCCTCCTCCACCTGCACCGCCTGTACCGCGCAGCCGCGATCGATGTGCACGCCCAGCCCGAGTGCGCGCTCGGTCAATACCGCTTCCAGCGCCTGCAGCTCGATCGCCATCTGCGTGCCGACCGGCGTTGGCACGCGCCAGTTCCAGCGCCCGCTGTCCACGTTGTCCAGCGCGAACGGAATGCCGGCGAAGTGGCCCCCCAACGGCCGCGGCTGCGCCAGCCAGTGCGCCGTGCCGGGCGGGGGGGTGCCCTTGTCCGGCTTCAGCACCTGGGCCGCGGCAACCGCGTCCAGCAGGCCGCGCCGATCCAGCGCCTCCAGGGTGGGGGCGTTCAAGCCGCGCAGGCCCAGCGGCAAGCGTTTCAGCGGGGATTCGGCGGACTCGGCCTGTTCCAGCACCCGCACCGAACAGCCGGCCTGGGCCAGTTCGCAGGACAGGAACAGGCCGACCGGGCCCGCACCGGCGATGACGACGTCGTACAGCATTGGGACTTCCTCGTGAGCACCGGGCCGGCGCTCTGGCGATCATAATGTTACACTCGGTGTACGTTTCTACAAGTGAACCTCCGATGACCCCATCCCCGGGCCGCCGCGAGCAGCGCAAGGCCGAGACCCGACAAGCGATTTCAGACGTCGCCACCGAGCTGATCATCCGGCGCGGCTTCGAGGCGGTGTCGATGTCCGAGATCGCCGAGGCCGCCGGGGTCTCGCGCAAGACGGTCTTCAACTACTTCGCCAGCAAGGAAGACCTGGTCTTCGACCGCGACGAGGAGGCGCGCGCTTTGCTG from the Stenotrophomonas maltophilia genome contains:
- a CDS encoding FAD-dependent monooxygenase yields the protein MLYDVVIAGAGPVGLFLSCELAQAGCSVRVLEQAESAESPLKRLPLGLRGLNAPTLEALDRRGLLDAVAAAQVLKPDKGTPPPGTAHWLAQPRPLGGHFAGIPFALDNVDSGRWNWRVPTPVGTQMAIELQALEAVLTERALGLGVHIDRGCAVQAVQVEEAQVAVQTTTHGTVHGRWLVGCDGARSTVRKQSGFSFEGTDPEFTGHSLLIELEDPSMLTPGRQYTAHGMCNFNPPGVLALADFDGGAGHRTALDLPSAQALLRRVSGRNATITALHLATTWTDAARQASAYRNGRVLLAGDAAHMHSPLGGQGLNLGIGDAMNLGWKLAAVVRGDAGEALLDSYQAERHPIGAKVLDWSRAQVALMRPGAGSRALAAVIADLADTRDGATYLAERVWGVAQQLALGDGHPLVGRSVPDFVLADGRRTGELLRAGQGALLVFDVESLPCNIMGDAPSHPVCMGSVPDEATGLGAVLVRPDGIVAWACGAGADPTGLAHALQRWFGTTAVR